The window CCGGCGGGCCCATCTTCACGGAGAAGGCGCCCTGCTGCTTCAGATGAGCCAGCATCGGCTCGATCCATTCCTGCAGATTCGGCGAGAACCAGTTGATGACCGGGCCCTCGGGCAGGTAGGCGAGGTAGCGCTTGATCTTGGGGAGCTGCCGGTAGAGGACCAGGCCGGCACCGACGAGCTCGCCGGTCCTGTCGTCGAACCACCCGAGGTGCTCGGAGCGCCACTCCGCCTTGACGTCAGCCCAGGCCGGGACCTGCATGTGGCTCGCCGACGGCAGGCTCTGGATGTATGCCAGATGCTGCTCGCGGCTGATGGTCCTCAGGGTCAGGCTCATTTCGGGGCGCTCCTCGGGCTGGTGTGTCCCCATGGGTTCAGGGGCTCCGGCTCTCGCGCGAAGCCTACTGCGCCTTGGGAGCGCGCCGGTTGGGCGTACGCCACCTTCGCCCCGGCCCGTATGCGGCCGGGGCGTCACACGATGTTCAGCTGGGGTGTGCCTGGCGTCAGTCGATGAGACCGCCGAACAACCCGCCGTGCGCCATGCCCAGGAAGAACCCGACAGCCGAGGCTCCCAGGCCCAGGATCAGGCCGAAGCGCTCACGGGTCGTCTCCGAGATCCACTGGCCGTACGCGCCGGTGAGAATGCCCACGAGGCCCGCCCAGGAGCTGAGCAGGTGCAGGTCATCGTCGACGAGTGCCACGACGAACGACGTGAGGCCCAGCACCAGGGTCACCGCGAGCAGGGTGTCCTGGAGGGGATGGGGCTTGCCGTCCGTGGCGAAGAGGCCGCCGGCGGTGTTGGGTCGCATTGCCTGTGCCATAGGGCACCTCCTGCGAGAGTCGGCGCATCGTAGCGCCATACACACCCGATGTGTACAGATTGGCTGCCCTGGCGGCCGGATTTCAACCGCAAGCCGCTGTGCGGGTACTCTGTACCGTCCGCACCGGTGTCTGCCCACATCACGGCAGGGGGTTCTCGACAGAACCCCGACTGTCAGTGGTGGCCGATACCGTCGGATACGCATCACAACCCTCCTGCCACGGATCGACCGTGGCCGCTGAGTCCAAAGGAGGTGGGTTCCACATGCGTCACTACGAGGTGATGGTCATCCTCGACCCCGAGGTCGAGGAGCGCGCTGTCTCTCCGTTGATCGAGAACTTCCTCTCTGTCGTCCGTGACGGCGGCGGAAAGGTCGAGAAGGTCGACACCTGGGGTCGTCGTCGTCTCGCGTACGAGATCAAGAAGAAGCCCGAGGGCATCTACTCGGTCATCGACCTGCAGGCCGAGCCTGCGGTCGTCAAGGAGCTCGACCGCCAGATGAACCTGAACGAGTCGGTCCTCCGGACCAAGGTCCTCCGCCCCGAGACCCACTGAGCTCTCCCGCTCAGCTGATCCCGGGATTCGAGTAGCAGCACAAGCAGCCAGCAGCAAACCCGCCGAGAGGTTCCCCATGGCAGGCGAGACCGTCATCACGGTGGTCGGCAATCTTGTCGACGACCCCGAGCTGCGCTTCACCCCCTCCGGTGCGGCCGTCGCGAAGTTCCGTGTCGCGTCCACTCCCCGCACCTTCGACCGCCAGACGAACGAGTGGAAGGACGGCGAGAGCCTCTTCCTGACCTGCTCGGTCTGGCGCCAGGCGGCTGAGAACGTCGCCGAGTCGCTCCAGCGAGGCATGCGCGTCATCGTGCAGGGCCGGCTGAAGCAGCGGTCCTACGAGGACCGGGAGGGCGTCAAGCGCACGGTCTACGAGCTGGACGTCGAGGAAGTCGGCGCCAGCCTGCGCAACGCCACGGCCAAGGTCACCAAGACCACCGGCCGCGGTGGCCAGGGCGGCTACGGCGGCGGCAGCGGTGGCGGTGGCGGCCAGGGTGGCGGCGGCTGGGGCGGCGGCCCCGGTGGCGGCCAGCAGGGCGGCGGCGCTCCCGCTGACGACCCGTGGGCGACCGGCGCTCCCGCCGGTGGCAACCAGGGCGGTGGCGGCGGCTGGGGTGGAAACTCCGGCGGCGGCGGTGGCGGCGGCTACTCGGACGAGCCCCCCTTCTAGGGCGGGTTCGCACCCAAACTTCTTGATCACACAGGAGAATCACCATGGCGAAGCCGCCTGTGCGCAAGCCGAAGAAGAAGGTCTGCGCATTCTGCAAGGACAAGGTCACGTACGTGGACTACAAGGACACGAACATGCTGCGGAAGTTCATTTCCGACCGCGGCAAGATCCGTGCCCGCCGCGTGACCGGCAACTGCACGCAGCACCAGCGTGACGTCGCCACGGCCGTGAAGAACAGCCGTGAGATGGCGCTGCTGCCCTACACCTCCACCGCGCGATAAGGGAAGGGTGACCGACACATGAAGATCATCCTCACCCACGAGGTCTCCGGCCTCGGCGCCGCGGGCGACGTCGTCGACGTCAAGGACGGTTACGCTCGCAACTACCTGATCCCGCGGAAGTTCGCTATCCGCTGGACCAAGGGTGGCGAGAAGGACGTCGAGCAGATCCGTCGTGCTCGCAAGATCCACGAGATCCAGACCATCGAGCAGGCCAACCAGGTGAAGGCCCAGCTCGAGGGCGTCAAGGTCCGTCTGGCCGTCCGTGCCGGCGACGCCGGCCGCCTCTTCGGTTCCGTCACCCCGGCCGACATCGCCTCGGCGATCAAGGCTGCCGGTGGCCCCGAGGTCGACAAGCGCCGCATCGAGATCGGTTCGCCGATCAAGTCGCTCGGCGCTCACCAGTCGTCCGTGCGTCTGCACCCCGAGGTTGACGCCAAGGTCAGCATCGAGGTCGTCGCGGCCTGAGTGCCGCGCTCGCTGATGCAGTGAGCGATGGGGCCGCACCCTTCGGGGTGCGGCCCCATCGTCGTATCCGGGCCCATCTCGTCGTATCCGTCGGCGCGGTATCTGGTTTCACGTGAAACACCGTGTTTCACGTGAAACAGTCCGTCGGCCGAGCCCGGTCGTCAGCGGGTCGCGCCCGTGACCATCCACCGCCCTGAGCGGCTTCGGAGCCACAGAGTCAGCATCCGCATGGTCATCATCAGCGTCATGGCGGCCCAGAGAGCGGTGAGTCCACCGCCCAGTACCGGAACCAGCAGGGCGACCGGGGTGAAGACCGCCAGGGTGAGCACCATCGCCCAGGCGAGGTAGGGACCGTCGCCGGCGCCCATCAGGACTCCGTCCAGGACGAAGACGATGCCGGAGATCGGCTGCGAGAGAGCGACGATGACCAGGGCGGGCAGGGCCGCGTCCTTGACCGCCGAGTCACTGGTGAACAGGGGCAGGAACGCCGGTCGGGCGAGGACGACCAGGGCTCCGAGGACGACTCCGACGGCGATACCCCACTCCACCATCCGACGGCATACCGCGCGGGCGCCCTCTGTGTCACCGGCTCCTAGGTAGCGCCCGATGATGGCCTGCCCCGCGATGGCGATGGCGTCGAGAGCGAAGGCGAGCAGGCTCCACAGGGACAGGATGATCTGGTGTGCGGCGATGTCGGCATCCCCGAGCCGGGCGGCAACCGCCGTGGCGATCATCAGGATCGCCCGCAGGGAGAGGGTGCGGACCAGCAGGGGCACACCGGCCTGAGCGGACGCCCTGATCCCGGCGGCGTCCGGGCGCAGGGAGGCGCCATGCTTCCGCGCTCCACGCAGAACCACCGCGAGGTAGACCGCGGCCATGCCGCACTGGGCGATGACGGTGCCCCAGGCGGAGCCGGCGATCCCCAGTCCTGCCCCGTACACGAGCCCCGCGTTGAGAGCGCCGTTGGCCACGAAGCCGATGACGGCGACATAGAGGGGGGTCTTGGTGTCCTGGAGGCCGCGCAGGAGGCCGGTCGCGGCGAGGACGACGAGCATCGCCGGTATGCCGAGCACGGAGATGCGCAGATACGTGATCGCGTAGGGGGCTGCGGCGTCCGAGGTGCCGAAGAGCTCCACGAGATGGGGCGCTGTCGGCAGGGCGACGGCGACGACGCCGGCGCCGAGGAGCAGAGCCAGCCAGATGCCGTCCATGCCCTGACGGATGGCGGCCGGGAGATCACCCGCGCCGACGCGACGGGCGACCGCCGCTGTCGTGGCGTAGGCGAGGAAGACGAAGACGCTGACGGCGGTCATCAGCAGGGCCGAGGCGACGCCGAGACCGGCGAGTTGGGCTGTGCCCAGATGGCCGACGATGGCGGTGTCGGTCATGAGGAAGAGAGGCTCGGCGACGAGCGCGCCGAAGGCCGGCACGGCGAGTGCGACGATCTCTCGGTCGTGCTGTCTCCGGCCGACTCGAGGGCGCGCGGGGGCCTGTGTCATGTGCACTAATCTAATCGTCCACAGGTAAGAGATGCAAAGCTTTTGTGACCCTTACCATTCGTCCAGAGGTGCGCACTGCTGTGCACCTTTCGAAGCGATCTTGGGCCGGTTGGGGAAGTTTTTCTTCTGCACAGCCAGTGGATGGCAAAGTTGCAGGTCAGGGTGGCTTCCTTGTGATGAGTGGAAGCTTGTTCACAGGCCTGTCCACCGGGTCGTGCACAGGTTTCGCCGAGTTCTCCACAGCATCTGGGCCGTCGTCCACATGGCCTGTGGATAACCAGATTGGCTGACGGTGCCGACGGGCCTACGGTAGTCCGGCGCCCGCTCCGTCCGTCGGTTTTCGAAACGTCACAAAACCGGCGTCCAGTAACCGGAGTTGGGCCTCTCATTTGTCAGTGCCGTGCCGTAGAAAAGAGGGGCACGGCGAGGTCTGCTGCGGCGGACGGGAGGAGGTGGCTCGGTGAGCATTTCCGAGCCCTTGGACGACCCGTGGGCCGACAGCGGGCCCAGTGATCGTCTGCCCTCTTCCCGCCGTCGTGGTGACGGCGCCCGAGGCCGCGACGAGCAGCACGAGCGCGGCCGGGACAACGGCGAGTGGGACGGCGGCGGAGGCACCTCGTTCGAACGGGTACCGCCGCAGGACATCGAGGCCGAGCAGTCCGTCCTCGGCGGCATGCTCCTGTCCAAGGACGCCATCGCCGACGTCGTCGAGATCCTCAAGGGCCACGACTTCTACAAGCCGGCCCACGAGACGATCTATCAGGCCGTCCTCGACGTCTACGCCAAGGGCGAGCCGGCCGACCCCATCACCATCGCCGCCGAACTCACCAAGCGCGGCGAGATCAACAAGGTCGGCGGGGCGTCGTATCTGCACACCCTCGTCCAGACGGTGCCCACAGCGGCGAACGCCGCCTACTACGCGGAGATCGTCCACGAGCGTGCCGTCCTGCGGCGCCTGGTCGAGGCCGGTACGCGCATCACCCAGATGGGATACGCGGCCGACGACGACGTCGACGAGATCGTCAACCGCGCCCAGGCAGAGGTCTACGCGGTCACCGAGCAGCGCACCAGCGAGGACTACCTGCCGCTCGGCGACATCATGGAGGGCGCGCTCGACGAGATCGAGGCGATCGGCTCGCGCAGCGGTGAGATGACCGGTGTGCCCACGGGGTTCACGGACTTCGACTCCCTCACCAACGGTCTGCACCCGGGCCAGATGATCGTCATCGCCGCCCGGCCCGCCATGGGTAAGTCCACGCTCGCGCTGGACTTCGCGCGAGCCTGCTCGATCAAGAACAACCTGCCGAGCGTGATCTTCTCGCTCGAAATGGGCCGCAACGAGATCGCGATGCGTCTGCTGTCCGCCGAAGCCCGGGTCGCCCTGCACCACATGAGGTCCGGCACGATGACGGACGAGGACTGGACGCGCCTGGCCCGGCGTATGCCGGACGTCTCGGCCGCACCGCTCTTCATCGACGACTCGCCCAACCTGTCGATGATGGAGATCCGCGCCAAGTGCCGCCGCCTGAAGCAGCGCAACGACATCAGGCTGGTCGTCATCGACTACCTCCAGTTGATGCAGTCCGGTGGCTCCAAGCGTGCCGAGAACCGTCAGCAGGAGGTCTCGGACATGTCCCGTAACCTCAAGCTCCTCGCCAAGGAGCTGGAGCTCCCGGTCATCGCGCTCTCCCAGCTCAACCGTGGCCCCGAGCAGCGTACGGACAAGAAGCCGATGGTCTCCGACCTGCGTGAGTCCGGCTCCATCGAGCAGGACGCCGACATGGTCATCCTGCTGCACCGCGAGGACGCCTATGAGAAGGAGTCGCCGCGCGCGGGCGAGGCCGACCTGATCGTGGCCAAGCACCGTAACGGCCCGACGGCGACGATCACGGTCGCCTTCCAGGGCCACTACTCACGGTTCGTGGACATGGCGCAGACCTGACCTGACCGAGCTCCGGCGACACCGGTCCGGAATGTGCTCGACGCGGCGCCGCCGGGGCGGGTGGACTGGGACCCATGACGACATCTCAGGGAGAGCTGCTTCCCGGCACGCGTCGCGCACTGCTGCACCGGATCGCCGTCGCCCAGGCCGAAGGACGGGCGCCGTCGCTCGTCGCGGCCGTCGTGCGGGACGGCAAGCCGGTGTGGACAGGCGCGCGGACCTCGGTGGAGGGGCATGCGCCGGACGAGAACGTGCAGTACCGGATCGGCTCGATCACCAAGACCTTCACGGCGGTTCTCGTCCTGCGGCTGCGCGACGAGGGAGCGCTGGACCTCGGGGATCCGTTGGAGAAGCACCTGCCGGGCACCGGCGTGGGGGAGGCGACCGTCGCCGAACTGCTCGCGCACGCCGGAGGACTGGCGGCCGAGACACCGGGACCGTGGTGGGAGCGGAGCCCCGGTTCTCTGCGGCCCGAACTCGCCGACGTGCTGGGCGAGCGGCCGCTGCTGTCTCCGCCCGGCCGCCGGTTCCACTACTCGAACCCGGGCTACGCGCTGCTCGGCGCGCTCATCGAGAAGCTGCGCGGCGCCTCCTGGGAGGCGGTCCTTCGGCGCGAAGTGCTCGAACCCCTGGAGTTGCACCGCACGAGCGTGCGGCCCCAGGCGCCGCACGCGGGTGGCTGGGCGGTGCATCCCTGGGCCGACGTGATGCTCCCCGAGCCCACCGAGGACCTGGGGCGCATGGCCCCGGCAGGCCAACTGTGGTCGACCACGCGTGACTTGGCGCGCTTCGCCGCCTTCCTGGTCAACGGCGACGAGCGGGTGCTGAGCGCCGAGTCTCTTCGGGAGATGCGGACACCGGCGGCGCCCCACGACGCGGCGGACGTGGCGAGCGGCTACGCCTACTGTCTGGGGATGGAGATCCGCCGGTGGAACGGGCGGTCCCTCGTCGGACACACCGGTTCGCTACCCGGGTTCCTCGCGTGCCTCATGATCGACGTCGAGGAGGACGTTGCGGCGGTGGTCCTGGCCAACTGCACCTCGGGCCCGCCGCTGTTCTCCGTTGCCGCCGACCTGGTCGGCATCGTGGCCGAGGCGGAACCACGCATCCCCTCCCCGTGGAAGCCACTGAGCGATGTCGATCCGTCGACGCTGGAGCTGACGGGCCAGTGGTACTGGGGGACGCACACCCACGCGCTGCGGCTGACCGCCGACGGGTTCGTCTCGCTGGGGCCGCTGTCCGGCGGCGGCCGGCGGTCGCGGTTCCGCCCGAACGGCGACGGCACATGGACCGGGCTTGAGGGCTACTACGCCGGCGAGCTCCTGAAGGCCGTACGGCGGCCGGACGGAACCGTGAGCCATCTGGACCTCGGCTCGTTCGTGTTCACGCGTCAGCCGTACGACGAGGGGGCTCCTGTGCCGGGTGGGGTCGACCCGGAGGGGTGGCGCGGGATCGGCTAGGCAGTTCGGCAGGCAGTGACGACGAGGGGCGCTTCGCTTCACGTGAGTCTGTTTCACGTGAAACAGAGCGCCTCTCGCATGCCGATCACAGCGAGAGCTTGAAGCCCGTGTGGGAGGCCGTGAAGCCGAGCCGCTCGTAGAAGCGGTGGGCGTCGGTGCGCGAGGTGTCGGAGGTCAGCTGGACCAACTGGCAGCCCGAGTCGCGGGATTCGCTGATCGCCCACTCGATGAGCTGTGTCCCCAGGCCGCTGCCGCGTTCGTCGGCGTGGATGCGCACGCCTTCGATGATCGACCTGGTCGCACCGCGTCGGGACAGCCCGGGAATGATCGTGAGCTGGAGCGTGCCGACGACCCGGCCCTCCCGCACCGCCACGACCAGTCGCTGGTTGGGGTCGCTGCTGAGCCGCTCCAGCGCGGTCAGGTACGGGGCGAGGTCGTCCGGTGACTCGCGCTGTGCGCCCAGGGGGTCGTCCGCGAGCATTCCGACGATCGCCGGGACGTCGTCGGTGACGGCGGCACGTATCTCAAGATCTCCCATGGGCGCAGCCTACGCAGAGGTGCCCGGCGCGGCAGCGTCCTATGCGGGCACCGGGGCCTTCAGCGTCTCGACCACCCGGACCAGCGGGGCCAGCTCGGGGTTCTTCGCCGCCTCGTCCAGGGCCTCACGCAGGGCGGCGTCATTGGTCGGCCGTGCCGCTTCCAGCAGCTCGAGGCCCGCCTCGGTGACGTTCGTGTAGATGCCCCGGCGGTCGGTGGGGCACAGATAGCGCTCCAGGAGCCCGCGGTCCTCGAGGCGGGTGACCAGACGGGTGGTGGCGCTCTGGCTGAGCACGACCGCGTCGGCGACCTGCTTCATCTGCAGATGGCCCCCGTCCCCGTCGTGCTGTCGGCTGAGCACGTCCAGCAGGGAGTACTCCCGCGCGCTCAGGTCGTGCTGGGCCTGCAGGGCGCGCTCGATGTGGCCCTCGATCCTCCCGTGCAGCAGGGAAAGGGCGCACCAGCCCTGGGCGAGCGCGGTGAGCGCGGGGTCCGTCGCTGTCATTGGCGTTTCCTCCGTCCCGGAGCGGCTGACACCCAGGATAGAGCAGCCCTGCAATTGACGTCGTTTGCCTATAGCCCGCGTGTGCAACTATTGTGGAC of the Streptomyces koelreuteriae genome contains:
- a CDS encoding MATE family efflux transporter, whose product is MTQAPARPRVGRRQHDREIVALAVPAFGALVAEPLFLMTDTAIVGHLGTAQLAGLGVASALLMTAVSVFVFLAYATTAAVARRVGAGDLPAAIRQGMDGIWLALLLGAGVVAVALPTAPHLVELFGTSDAAAPYAITYLRISVLGIPAMLVVLAATGLLRGLQDTKTPLYVAVIGFVANGALNAGLVYGAGLGIAGSAWGTVIAQCGMAAVYLAVVLRGARKHGASLRPDAAGIRASAQAGVPLLVRTLSLRAILMIATAVAARLGDADIAAHQIILSLWSLLAFALDAIAIAGQAIIGRYLGAGDTEGARAVCRRMVEWGIAVGVVLGALVVLARPAFLPLFTSDSAVKDAALPALVIVALSQPISGIVFVLDGVLMGAGDGPYLAWAMVLTLAVFTPVALLVPVLGGGLTALWAAMTLMMTMRMLTLWLRSRSGRWMVTGATR
- the rpsR gene encoding 30S ribosomal protein S18 — encoded protein: MAKPPVRKPKKKVCAFCKDKVTYVDYKDTNMLRKFISDRGKIRARRVTGNCTQHQRDVATAVKNSREMALLPYTSTAR
- a CDS encoding single-stranded DNA-binding protein, whose translation is MAGETVITVVGNLVDDPELRFTPSGAAVAKFRVASTPRTFDRQTNEWKDGESLFLTCSVWRQAAENVAESLQRGMRVIVQGRLKQRSYEDREGVKRTVYELDVEEVGASLRNATAKVTKTTGRGGQGGYGGGSGGGGGQGGGGWGGGPGGGQQGGGAPADDPWATGAPAGGNQGGGGGWGGNSGGGGGGGYSDEPPF
- the dnaB gene encoding replicative DNA helicase, with the translated sequence MSISEPLDDPWADSGPSDRLPSSRRRGDGARGRDEQHERGRDNGEWDGGGGTSFERVPPQDIEAEQSVLGGMLLSKDAIADVVEILKGHDFYKPAHETIYQAVLDVYAKGEPADPITIAAELTKRGEINKVGGASYLHTLVQTVPTAANAAYYAEIVHERAVLRRLVEAGTRITQMGYAADDDVDEIVNRAQAEVYAVTEQRTSEDYLPLGDIMEGALDEIEAIGSRSGEMTGVPTGFTDFDSLTNGLHPGQMIVIAARPAMGKSTLALDFARACSIKNNLPSVIFSLEMGRNEIAMRLLSAEARVALHHMRSGTMTDEDWTRLARRMPDVSAAPLFIDDSPNLSMMEIRAKCRRLKQRNDIRLVVIDYLQLMQSGGSKRAENRQQEVSDMSRNLKLLAKELELPVIALSQLNRGPEQRTDKKPMVSDLRESGSIEQDADMVILLHREDAYEKESPRAGEADLIVAKHRNGPTATITVAFQGHYSRFVDMAQT
- the rplI gene encoding 50S ribosomal protein L9, which encodes MKIILTHEVSGLGAAGDVVDVKDGYARNYLIPRKFAIRWTKGGEKDVEQIRRARKIHEIQTIEQANQVKAQLEGVKVRLAVRAGDAGRLFGSVTPADIASAIKAAGGPEVDKRRIEIGSPIKSLGAHQSSVRLHPEVDAKVSIEVVAA
- the rpsF gene encoding 30S ribosomal protein S6 gives rise to the protein MRHYEVMVILDPEVEERAVSPLIENFLSVVRDGGGKVEKVDTWGRRRLAYEIKKKPEGIYSVIDLQAEPAVVKELDRQMNLNESVLRTKVLRPETH
- a CDS encoding serine hydrolase domain-containing protein, with amino-acid sequence MTTSQGELLPGTRRALLHRIAVAQAEGRAPSLVAAVVRDGKPVWTGARTSVEGHAPDENVQYRIGSITKTFTAVLVLRLRDEGALDLGDPLEKHLPGTGVGEATVAELLAHAGGLAAETPGPWWERSPGSLRPELADVLGERPLLSPPGRRFHYSNPGYALLGALIEKLRGASWEAVLRREVLEPLELHRTSVRPQAPHAGGWAVHPWADVMLPEPTEDLGRMAPAGQLWSTTRDLARFAAFLVNGDERVLSAESLREMRTPAAPHDAADVASGYAYCLGMEIRRWNGRSLVGHTGSLPGFLACLMIDVEEDVAAVVLANCTSGPPLFSVAADLVGIVAEAEPRIPSPWKPLSDVDPSTLELTGQWYWGTHTHALRLTADGFVSLGPLSGGGRRSRFRPNGDGTWTGLEGYYAGELLKAVRRPDGTVSHLDLGSFVFTRQPYDEGAPVPGGVDPEGWRGIG
- a CDS encoding MarR family winged helix-turn-helix transcriptional regulator, which translates into the protein MTATDPALTALAQGWCALSLLHGRIEGHIERALQAQHDLSAREYSLLDVLSRQHDGDGGHLQMKQVADAVVLSQSATTRLVTRLEDRGLLERYLCPTDRRGIYTNVTEAGLELLEAARPTNDAALREALDEAAKNPELAPLVRVVETLKAPVPA
- a CDS encoding GNAT family N-acetyltransferase is translated as MGDLEIRAAVTDDVPAIVGMLADDPLGAQRESPDDLAPYLTALERLSSDPNQRLVVAVREGRVVGTLQLTIIPGLSRRGATRSIIEGVRIHADERGSGLGTQLIEWAISESRDSGCQLVQLTSDTSRTDAHRFYERLGFTASHTGFKLSL